A portion of the Colius striatus isolate bColStr4 chromosome 1, bColStr4.1.hap1, whole genome shotgun sequence genome contains these proteins:
- the PHB2 gene encoding prohibitin-2 produces the protein MWLRPCSLPGEAWRGPVSRRSALAAAGSGVLPGGAARCGAARRGGAMAQNLKDLAGRLPTGPRGVGTALKLLLGAGALAYGVRESVFIVEGGQRAIFFNRIGGVQQDTILAEGLHFRIPWFQYPIIYDIRARPRKISSPTGSKDLQMVNISLRVLTRPNAAELPSMYQRLGLDYEERVLPSIVNEVLKSVVAKFNASQLITQRAQVSLLIRRELTERAKDFSLILDDVAITELSFSREYTAAVEAKQVAQQEAQRAQFLVEKAKQEQKQKIVQAEGEATAAKMLGEALSRNPGYIKLRKIRAAQNISKTIAASQNRVYLTADNLVLNLQDEGFTR, from the exons ATGTGGCTCCGGCCGTGCTCGCTTCCGGGCGAGGCGTGGCGGGGTCCGGTTTCCCGGCGGAGTGCTTTGGCGGCGGCCGGTTCCGGTGTCCTtcccggcggcgcggcgcggtgcggtgcggcgcggcgcggcggggccatGGCGCAGAACCTGAAGGACCTGGCGGGGCGGCTGCCGACCGGGCCCCGCGGGGTCGGCACCGCgctcaagctgctgctgggcgcCGGTGCCCTGGCCTACGGCGTCCGCGAGTCCGTCTTCATCG TGGAAGGCGGCCAGCGGGCCATCTTCTTCAACCGCATCGGCGGCGTCCAGCAGGACACCATCCTCGCCGAGGGGCTGCACTTCAG GATCCCCTGGTTCCAGTACCCCATCATCTATGACATTCGGGCCCGGCCGCGGAAAATCTCCTCCCCCACCGGCTCCAAAG ACTTGCAGATGGTGAACATTTCGCTGCGCGTTCTCACGCGGCCCAACGCCGCCGAGCTGCCCAGCATGTACCAGCGCCTGGGCCTCGACTACGAGGAGCGGGTCCTGCCTTCCATCGTTAACGAGGTGCTCAAGAGCGTGGTAGCCAAGTTTAACGCCTCACAGCTCATCACTCAGAGAGCCCAG GTGTCACTGCTCATCAGGCGAGAGCTGACGGAGAGAGCGAAGGATTTCAGCCTCATCTTGGACGATGTGGCCATCACAGAGCTTAGTTTCAGTCGGGAGTACACGGCGGCTGTGGAGGCCAAGCAAGTGG cccagcaggagGCACAGCGGGCACAGTTTCTGGTGGAGAAGGCCAAGCAGGAACAGAAGCAGAAGATTGTTCAGGCTGAAGGAGAAGCTACAGCTGCCAAGATG CTTGGTGAAGCTCTCAGCAGGAATCCAGGCTACATCAAGCTACGTAAGATCCGAGCTGCTCAGAACATCTCAAAAACG attgcTGCCTCACAAAACCGTGTGTATCTCACAGCAGATAACTTGGTACTGAACCTGCAGGATGAAGGCTTCACCAGGTAA
- the EMG1 gene encoding ribosomal RNA small subunit methyltransferase NEP1: protein MAAPRRPREDGEDVAAAGGASLEAKRPRGQRRLLVVLEGASLETVKVGKTFELLNCDKHKALLLRNGRDPGEVRPDITHQSLLMLMDSPLNRAGLLQVYIHTQKNVLIEVNPQTRIPRTFDRFCGLMVQLLHKLSVRAADGPQKLLKVIKNPVSDHLPVGCMKIGTSFAAPKVSDLRELVPAAEPVAVVVGAFAHGSVNVDYTEKMISISNYPLSAALTCAKITTAFEEAWGVV, encoded by the exons ATGGCGGCGCCCAGGCGGCCGCGTGAGGACGGGGAGGATGTGGCGGCGGCTGGAGGCGCTTCGCTGGAGGCGAAGCGGCCCCGGGGGCAACGGCGGCTCCTGGTGGTGCTGGAGGGGGCGAGTTTGGAGACTGTGAAG GTAGGGAAGACGTTCGAGCTCCTCAACTGTGACAAGCATAAGGCGCTGCTGCTGCGGAACGGCCGGGATCCCGGCGAGGTGCGGCCCGACATCACCCACCAG AGTCTCCTGATGCTTATGGACAGCCCGCTGAATCGCGCTGGTCTCCTGCAGGTTTATATCCACACCCAGAAGAACGTCCTAATTGAAGTCAATCCCCAAACCAGAATCCCCAGAACTTTTGACCGGTTCTGTGGTCTCATGG TCCAGTTGCTGCACAAGCTCAGTGTCCGAGCAGCTGACGGGCCTCAGAAGCTGCTGAAG GTGATTAAAAACCCCGTCAGCGACCACCTCCCCGTGGGCTGCATGAAGATTGGTACCTCTTTTGCAGCTCCGAAGGTGTCGGATCTACGggaactggttcctgcagcgGAGCCGGTTGCCGTGGTCGTGGGGGCTTTTGCGCACGGCTCG GTCAATGTTGATTATACAGAAAAGATGATTTCCATCAGCAACTACcccctctctgctgccctgACATGTGCTAAAATTACTACTGCATTTGAGGAAGCCTGGGGAGTAGTATGA